From a single Vibrio tubiashii genomic region:
- the rsmC gene encoding 16S rRNA (guanine(1207)-N(2))-methyltransferase RsmC, producing MSAYIAPSQIAERQFAYFEGKHVLVAGEAEDLFPVELTKHCHSVTVFTTNYGYHRQLSAYSQVTSVFGAEFNQQTQADMVLLYWPKAKAEAEYLLAMLMAKLGKDTEIVVVGENRSGVKSIEKMFKPYGLITKYDSARRCSFYWGQCTQTPAPFELKAWFKTYQVEYQQTSLTIKSLPGVFSHGEFDIGSKLLLDTLPDLSGKVLDFGCGAGVIGSVMALLNSDIELEMCDISALAVASSKATLEANGLTGKVFASDIYSDTSNDYDFIISNPPFHAGLDTSYSATETLLAEGPKQSTNQGHLYIVANSFLKYPPIIEQAYGNCETLNKTNKFAIYHAKK from the coding sequence ATGTCTGCTTATATTGCACCAAGTCAAATCGCTGAGAGACAGTTTGCCTACTTCGAAGGTAAGCATGTTTTGGTCGCTGGAGAAGCTGAAGATCTTTTTCCCGTCGAACTTACTAAACACTGCCACTCTGTCACTGTCTTCACCACTAACTATGGTTACCATCGACAGTTGAGCGCATACTCGCAGGTGACAAGTGTCTTTGGTGCTGAATTTAACCAGCAGACTCAAGCCGATATGGTGCTGCTCTACTGGCCGAAAGCAAAAGCCGAAGCGGAATACTTACTCGCCATGCTGATGGCAAAACTTGGCAAAGACACAGAGATCGTGGTTGTCGGAGAAAACCGTTCAGGTGTGAAAAGCATCGAGAAAATGTTTAAGCCGTATGGCTTGATTACCAAATATGATTCTGCACGTCGCTGCTCCTTCTACTGGGGACAGTGTACGCAGACTCCCGCTCCGTTTGAACTGAAAGCTTGGTTTAAAACCTATCAAGTCGAATATCAGCAAACTTCGCTGACGATTAAGAGCTTACCGGGTGTATTTAGTCATGGTGAGTTTGATATCGGTAGTAAGCTACTGCTTGATACGCTACCTGACTTAAGTGGCAAGGTGCTCGATTTTGGTTGTGGTGCCGGGGTTATCGGTAGTGTGATGGCACTATTGAATTCAGATATTGAGCTAGAAATGTGCGACATCAGCGCATTAGCAGTGGCATCGAGTAAAGCAACTTTAGAAGCCAACGGGTTAACGGGTAAAGTTTTTGCTTCTGATATCTATTCTGATACCAGTAACGATTATGACTTTATCATTAGCAACCCGCCGTTCCACGCGGGGCTGGACACTAGCTATAGCGCAACAGAAACCTTACTTGCCGAAGGTCCAAAGCAGAGCACAAACCAAGGCCACTTGTACATTGTTGCCAATAGCTTTTTGAAGTATCCACCAATTATTGAGCAAGCTTACGGTAATTGTGAGACGCTAAATAAGACCAACAAATTCGCTATTTACCACGCGAAAAAGTAA
- a CDS encoding AI-2E family transporter: protein MSDKVKLTSSHWVLIVALLAAGLACFLLVEPYINSIVMAFIISLLMFPIHEWIEKRMPKHTNLASLLSCIVLTFIIVFPLLFVFAAIVQQGSAFSQNVYQWVTHGGIQTIFEHPWVVNGLSLVNTYLPFDTISPQEIAQKVAQFATSFGSNLVGISAKILGDATNFLMDFFLMLFVLFFLLRDHDKIISAIRHILPLSRSQEDKLLDEVEQVAKSAVMGSFLTAIAQGFAGGIGMWIAGFPGLFWGTMMGFASFIPVVGTALIWIPAAIYLFLIGDTTWAIFLTVWSVAIVGSIDNLLRPLLMQGSAGMNTLMIFFSLLGGLHLFGLIGLIYGPIIFAVTMVLFNIYEEEFQGFLDQQDRS from the coding sequence CCATTGGGTATTGATTGTTGCCTTACTTGCTGCTGGGCTTGCTTGCTTTTTGTTAGTTGAGCCTTACATCAACTCAATTGTCATGGCATTTATCATCTCACTACTGATGTTTCCTATTCATGAATGGATAGAAAAACGCATGCCGAAGCACACTAATTTGGCATCGCTACTCTCATGTATCGTGCTCACCTTCATCATTGTTTTCCCGCTGTTGTTTGTCTTTGCAGCCATTGTTCAGCAAGGTTCGGCTTTTTCACAAAATGTCTATCAGTGGGTTACCCATGGCGGTATTCAAACGATTTTCGAACACCCTTGGGTAGTGAATGGACTGTCGTTAGTCAATACTTACTTACCGTTTGATACCATTAGTCCTCAAGAAATTGCCCAAAAGGTCGCGCAATTTGCCACTTCTTTCGGCAGTAACCTTGTTGGTATCAGCGCAAAAATCTTAGGCGATGCGACCAACTTCTTAATGGACTTCTTCTTAATGTTGTTCGTGTTGTTTTTCTTACTCCGCGATCACGATAAAATCATCAGCGCGATTCGACACATTTTACCCTTGTCACGTAGCCAAGAAGACAAGCTACTCGATGAAGTGGAACAGGTGGCTAAATCTGCTGTAATGGGTTCATTCTTAACAGCCATTGCGCAAGGCTTTGCTGGCGGTATTGGTATGTGGATTGCTGGATTCCCAGGCTTATTCTGGGGCACCATGATGGGCTTTGCTTCCTTTATCCCTGTCGTGGGAACCGCGCTAATCTGGATACCTGCCGCGATTTACTTGTTCTTAATCGGTGATACCACATGGGCGATTTTCTTAACGGTTTGGAGCGTCGCGATCGTTGGCTCGATTGATAACCTGCTGCGTCCACTGCTAATGCAAGGCAGTGCAGGAATGAATACGTTAATGATCTTCTTCTCACTGCTAGGTGGTCTACATCTGTTTGGCTTAATTGGCTTGATCTACGGTCCAATCATCTTTGCCGTCACCATGGTGTTGTTCAATATCTATGAAGAAGAGTTCCAAGGCTTCCTTGATCAACAAGATCGCAGTTAG